One Spea bombifrons isolate aSpeBom1 chromosome 1, aSpeBom1.2.pri, whole genome shotgun sequence DNA window includes the following coding sequences:
- the SIRT4 gene encoding NAD-dependent protein lipoamidase sirtuin-4, mitochondrial has product MHARNVLWPRLRCGVQIVLQHRCRSHLALSAYVPVCDPVNPRHVEQLQHFLSRSQKLFVMTGAGISTESGIPDYRSEGVGLYSRTERRPIQHAEFVRSEAARRRYWARNFVGWPQFSSHQPNKAHMALYNWERAGRIHWLVTQNVDALHTKAGQRRMSELHGCTHRVVCLCCQAVSERSKLQERFMVLNPSWKEDSHGVAPDGDVFLTDEQVANFRVPECENCGGILKPQVTFFGDTVSQDLVSFLYDRLGQTDAMLVAGSSLQVYSGYRFVLKAKEKGIPIAILNIGPTRADHLAAVKVNSRCGDVLPHILQ; this is encoded by the exons ATGCACGCAAGGAACGTTTTGTGGCCGCGCTTGAGATGTGGTGTACAGATTGTTTTACAGCACAGGTGTCGCTCCCATCTTGCATTGTCAGCGTATGTTCCTGTGTGCGACCCGGTTAATCCAAGGCATGTTGAGCAGCTCCAGCATTTCCTATCCCGCTCCCAGAAGCTTTTTGTCATGACAGGAGCAGGAATTTCCACCGAGTCAGGAATCCCAGACTATCGCTCTGAGGGTGTGGGACTGTACTCGAGGACAGAAAGGAGACCCATCCAGCATGCAGAATTTGTCAGGAGTGAAGCAGCGCGTAGACGTTACTGGGCCCGGAATTTTGTTGGCTGGCCACAGTTTTCTTCTCACCAACCAAACAAGGCACACATGGCTTTATATAACTGGGAGAGAGCTGGAAGAATACATTGGCTAGTAACACAGAATGTGGATGCACTACACACCAAGGCTGGGCAGCGCCGCATGTCCGAATTACATGGCTGCACTCACAG GGTAGTATGCCTTTGCTGTCAGGCAGTGAGTGAGAGATCTAAACTCCAAGAGAGGTTCATGGTTCTTAATCCATCCTGGAAGGAGGATTCACACGGAGTGGCCCCAGATGGTGATGTCTTCCTGACAGATGAGCAGGTGGCTAACTTCCGTGTCCCAGAGTGCGAGAATTGTGGTGGAATTCTGAAACCTCAAGTGACATTTTTCGGTGACACAGTGAGCCAAGATTTGGTGTCCTTTTTGTATGACCGCTTGGGACAGACAGATGCCATGCTTGTAGCAGGGTCTTCGCTTCAG GTTTACTCTGGATACCGATTTGTGCTAAAGGCAAAAGAGAAGGGCATTCCTATTGCGATCCTGAATATTGGACCCACCAGAGCAGATCACTTGGCAGCGGTAAAAGTGAACTCTCGCTGTGGGGATGTCCTGCCACACATACTGCAGTGA